Proteins found in one Corynebacterium freneyi genomic segment:
- a CDS encoding Rv2175c family DNA-binding protein, translated as MRKIPTCPDVLPADEETLVVPDVADRLGVPVTRVHAMLQEGKLVAVDRGGVPRVPALLLDDDGVNKFAAGALAVLSDGGFRPHEALTWLWTEDESLPGRPIDALHGHLAREVIRRAQAMAF; from the coding sequence GTGAGAAAGATCCCCACGTGCCCCGATGTCCTGCCCGCCGACGAAGAGACCCTGGTCGTCCCCGACGTCGCCGACCGACTCGGCGTGCCGGTGACCCGCGTCCACGCGATGCTGCAGGAGGGCAAGCTCGTGGCCGTCGACCGCGGCGGAGTGCCCCGGGTGCCGGCGCTGCTTCTCGACGACGACGGCGTCAACAAGTTCGCCGCGGGCGCCCTGGCCGTTCTCTCCGACGGCGGCTTCCGCCCCCACGAGGCGTTGACGTGGCTGTGGACCGAAGACGAGTCGCTGCCCGGCCGCCCCATCGACGCGTTGCACGGACACCTGGCGCGCGAGGTCATCCGCCGCGCCCAGGCGATGGCGTTTTAA
- a CDS encoding alpha-(1->6)-mannopyranosyltransferase A, with product MTADAATTSTPSPGTAPVVDKPKAAPAARDRWWTDSAKLGFVGALFVALGSYGAGATRYRGGIVDALGLGWITYGHGFALFEIFIWVGVVGILAAWLLAGRRLIFDRPAPAVDRLRTLNRSLLWWLIPLSVSAPVFSRDIYSYLMQGAMMRDGFDPYSEGAAVNPGPMLLEVSADWRNTTTPYGPLHLGINEVITRIVGDNITIGIVLFRILCVLGFLAIVWSVPRIAVKLGGDPALAQWLGVLNPLVLLHLVAGLHNESIMVGLVSLALAAGLMMPRLRGAVVAALLIGVAVSLKATAVIALPFLVWIAVTRGGELADWSAVFRRVPTLLGYGIGMSALMVGALTAVTWLTGSTWGWLTEISGNTKVINPLAAPSAVAGAIAAVMAWIDDTVVFNSIVAVTRRVSSVIMVVGLVACWFVFRQNPRRNVAGMVAAYGVAVVFNAVALPWYYASLLTPIGTFRPPRWLVQGTVVATLILCLSFSGGGNNRFYDVPWMIVITVAAWFALRWLVNGDVRRAVRWRGSLDDDPPR from the coding sequence CGTCGGCGCGCTGTTCGTGGCCCTGGGTTCCTACGGCGCCGGCGCGACCCGCTACCGCGGCGGCATCGTCGACGCGCTGGGCCTGGGGTGGATCACCTACGGGCATGGTTTCGCGCTGTTCGAGATCTTCATCTGGGTCGGCGTCGTCGGCATCCTCGCCGCCTGGCTGCTCGCCGGCCGCCGGCTCATCTTCGACCGCCCCGCCCCCGCCGTCGACCGTCTGCGCACGCTGAACCGGTCGCTGCTGTGGTGGCTCATCCCCCTGTCGGTGTCGGCCCCGGTTTTCTCGCGCGACATCTACTCGTACCTCATGCAGGGCGCGATGATGCGCGACGGCTTCGACCCGTACAGCGAAGGCGCGGCGGTCAACCCCGGCCCCATGCTGCTGGAGGTCTCCGCCGACTGGCGCAACACCACCACCCCGTACGGCCCGCTGCATTTGGGCATCAACGAGGTGATCACCCGCATCGTCGGCGACAACATCACCATCGGCATCGTGCTGTTCCGCATCCTGTGCGTGCTGGGGTTCCTGGCCATCGTGTGGTCGGTGCCGCGCATCGCGGTGAAGCTCGGCGGTGATCCGGCGTTGGCGCAGTGGCTGGGCGTGCTCAACCCGCTGGTGCTGCTGCACCTGGTGGCGGGTCTGCACAACGAGTCGATCATGGTCGGCCTGGTGTCGCTGGCGTTGGCGGCGGGACTGATGATGCCCCGCCTGCGCGGCGCGGTCGTCGCGGCCCTGCTCATCGGCGTGGCGGTGTCGTTGAAGGCGACGGCCGTCATCGCGCTGCCGTTTCTGGTGTGGATCGCCGTGACCCGCGGCGGCGAGCTGGCCGACTGGTCCGCCGTCTTCCGCCGAGTGCCGACGTTGCTGGGCTACGGCATCGGCATGTCCGCGCTCATGGTCGGCGCATTGACGGCGGTGACGTGGCTGACGGGTTCGACGTGGGGTTGGCTGACGGAGATCAGCGGCAACACGAAGGTGATCAACCCCCTGGCCGCGCCGTCGGCGGTGGCGGGCGCCATCGCGGCGGTGATGGCGTGGATCGACGACACGGTAGTGTTCAACTCCATCGTCGCCGTCACGCGTCGGGTGTCGTCGGTGATCATGGTCGTCGGTCTGGTGGCGTGCTGGTTCGTCTTCCGCCAGAATCCGCGCCGCAACGTCGCCGGCATGGTCGCGGCCTACGGCGTGGCCGTGGTGTTCAACGCGGTGGCCCTGCCCTGGTACTACGCCAGCCTGCTCACGCCGATCGGCACGTTCCGGCCGCCGCGGTGGCTGGTCCAGGGCACGGTGGTGGCCACGCTGATTCTGTGCCTGTCGTTTTCCGGCGGCGGCAACAACCGCTTTTACGACGTGCCGTGGATGATCGTCATCACCGTCGCCGCGTGGTTCGCCCTGCGGTGGCTGGTCAACGGCGACGTCCGCCGGGCGGTGCGGTGGCGGGGGTCGCTCGACGACGACCCGCCGCGGTGA